A genomic window from Pocillopora verrucosa isolate sample1 chromosome 7, ASM3666991v2, whole genome shotgun sequence includes:
- the LOC131792024 gene encoding tetratricopeptide repeat protein 28-like: MKQKYQMEFPPPRTSEPNVAPLVSTQTIFISLVKETINVWLVSNGNDVQFQRKEAKHDYKFGNDPCPCCLKCLKKAAFKENEFAARVFCEDRSMDALRPAQLEQDEDSCHETSALLSEDRFRLDVPREESPLDKETCHEMLKSLQSQRNSLRLLYDTVIGPIANELKGDELLIVPDGLLGLVPFAAFVDKDSKYLSETFKIRIAPSLTTLKLIKDCPENYHCKSGALLVGNPCFEEITDLLGKPWFQPLPHAEKEVQMIGEIINATPLVGKEATKDEVLKRIASVALVHIATHGSAETGDICLAPNPSRKYRKPEKEDYMLKMSDIKALKLRARLVVLSSCHSGRGDVSAEGVVGMAWALLASGARSVLASLWAIGDEATMEFMKIFYKHLRDGNNASTALHKAMKCLRESKEFSAPKNWAPFVIIGDDVTLEFEEDIEQC; encoded by the coding sequence ATGAAGCAAAAATATCAGATGGAATTTCCTCCGCCCAGGACATCAGAACCTAACGTAGCACCTTTGGTTTCCAcacaaacaattttcatttcacttgTAAAAGAGACGATTAATGTATGGCTGGTCAGTAACGGGAACGATGTTCAATTTCAACGAAAGGAAGCAAAACACGATTACAAGTTCGGGAATGATCCCTGTCCCTGctgtttaaaatgtttgaaaaaagcAGCTTTCAAAGAGAATGAGTTTGCCGCTCGAGTTTTCTGCGAGGATCGTTCTATGGATGCATTGAGGCCGGCTCAGTTGGAGCAAGACGAAGACTCTTGTCATGAAACGTCGGCGTTACTGTCAGAGGACCGCTTTCGTCTGGATGTGCCTAGAGAGGAATCGCCACTGGACAAAGAAACTTGTCACGAAATGTTGAAGTCACTACAAAGTCAGAGGAATTCCTTGCGACTGTTGTATGATACTGTTATTGGTCCCATCGCAAACGAGTTGAAAGGCGATGAATTACTCATTGTTCCCGATGGTCTACTAGGTCTGGTTCCTTTTGCTGCCTTCGTCGATAAAGATTCCAAGTACCTCAGTGAGACGTTTAAGATTCGCATCGCTCCGTCGCTGACCACTTTGAAACTAATCAAAGATTGTCCTGAAAACTACCATTGTAAGAGTGGTGCGCTGCTTGTGGGTAATCCATGTTTCGAGGAGATAACAGATCTCCTTGGAAAACCTTGGTTTCAGCCATTGCCTCACGCTGAAAAGGAAGTGCAAATGATTGGAGAAATCATCAACGCCACACCACTCGTCGGAAAGGAAGCGACTAAAGACGAAGTACTGAAACGTATTGCTTCTGTCGCTTTGGTCCACATCGCCACGCATGGAAGCGCGGAGACAGGTGACATTTGTTTGGCCCCAAATCCTTCAAGGAAGTACCGGAAACCGGAGAAGGAAGACTACATGCTGAAAATGTCAGATATCAAAGCTCTGAAGCTTCGAGCAAGACTTGTCGTGCTTAGCTCTTGTCACAGTGGTCGAGGGGACGTTTCTGCCGAAGGCGTGGTTGGTATGGCATGGGCTCTCTTGGCTTCTGGTGCCCGCTCTGTTCTGGCGTCACTCTGGGCAATTGGTGACGAGGCCACAATGGAGTTCATGAAAATATTCTATAAACATCTCAGGGATGGCAACAATGCTAGTACGGCGCTCCATAAAGCTATGAAATGCCTGAGAGAATCCAAGGAGTTTAGTGCTCCAAAGAACTGGGCTCCATTTGTTATCATTGGTGATGACGTTACGCTTGAATTTGAGGAAGACATCGAACAATGCTAA
- the LOC136282244 gene encoding tetratricopeptide repeat protein 28-like: protein MQQLAIAKDVGDCDGELDAYNRLGVVYDTLGKFSTAKDYYDTELAMAKEIKNRKAEAKSYLGLGSAHLQRRDFMKAIEFFGQFLSIAEEEEVGEPEECVYHRLAEAYLGLNNFREASNCGAKSVVWAEEKGIKCSERWENNLGRTMESFNFVHEALDHYRSALKVLNHERDIMKAEDAHKICFRNSRQSTYDNVCRTLLKLSNFGEALCVVDQGRAQVLLDYMKQKYQMEFPLPKTSEPDIARLASTQTIFIALEKEKINIWLLTSNGNDVQFRQKEANHDYKFGNDPCPCCLKCLKKAAFKENEFATRVICEDRSMNTLKPDLLEQDEDSCHEMSALLSEDHFLLDMPREESPLDKETCHEMLKSPQSQRNSLRLLYDAVIGPIANELKGDELLIIPDGLLGLVPFAAFVDKDSKYLSETFKIRIAPSLTTLKLVNDCPENYHCKSGALLVGNPCFEEITDLLGIPRFQPLPYAEKEVQMIGETINATPLVGKEATKDEVLKRIASVALVHIATHGSAETGDICLAPNPSRKYWKPEKEDYMLKMSDLKALKLRARLVVLSCCHSGRGDVSAEGVVGIAWALLASGARSVLASLWAIGDEATMELMKTFYKHLRDGDNASTALNKAMKCLRESEKFSAPKNWAPFVLIGDDVTLEFEEDIEQC, encoded by the coding sequence ATGCAACAACTTGCCATCGCCAAAGACGTAGGGGACTGCGATGGTGAACTAGACGCTTACAACAGACTTGGGGTTGTTTATGACACCCTTGGTAAGTTCAGCACAGCCAAAGATTACTATGACACAGAACTTGCCATGGCTAAAGAAATCAAGAATAGGAAAGCAGAGGCAAAGTCCTACCTCGGTCTTGGCTCAGCTCATCTGCAGCGAAGAGATTTTATGAAAGCCATCGAATTCTTTGGCCAATTTCTTAGCATTGCTGAAGAAGAGGAGGTAGGAGAGCCAGAAGAATGTGTCTACCACAGGTTGGCTGAGGCCTATCTTGGACTCAATAATTTCAGGGAAGCTTCTAACTGCGGTGCAAAAAGTGTTGTCTGGGcagaagaaaaaggaatcaAATGTTCCGAGAGATGGGAGAATAACCTTGGCCGTACTATGGAAAGCTTCAATTTCGTACATGAAGCTCTAGATCATTATCGGTCCGCTTTAAAGGTCTTAAATCATGAGAGGGACATTATGAAGGCTGAGGACGCTCACAAAATATGCTTCCGAAATTCTCGTCAGTCCACGTATGATAACGTATGCAGAACTTTGttgaaactttcaaactttGGCGAGGCTTTGTGTGTTGTTGATCAAGGAAGAGCACAAGTCTTACTAGATTACATGAAGCAAAAATATCAGATGGAATTTCCTCTGCCCAAGACATCAGAACCAGACATAGCACGTTTGGCATCCACACAAACTATTTTCATTGCActtgaaaaagagaagattaATATATGGCTGTTGACCAGTAACGGAAACGATGTTCAGTTTCGACAAAAGGAAGCAAATCACGATTACAAGTTCGGCAATGATCCCTGTCCCTGctgtttaaaatgtttgaaaaaagcAGCTTTCAAAGAGAATGAGTTTGCTACTCGAGTTATCTGCGAGGATCGTTCTATGAATACATTGAAGCCGGATCTGTTGGAGCAAGACGAAGACTCTTGTCATGAAATGTCGGCTTTACTGTCAGAGGACCACTTTCTTCTGGATATGCCTAGAGAGGAATCGCCACTGGACAAAGAAACTTGTCACGAAATGTTGAAGTCACCACAAAGTCAGAGGAATTCCTTGCGGCTGTTGTATGACGCTGTTATTGGTCCCATCGCGAACGAGTTGAAAGGTGATGAATTACTCATTATTCCCGATGGTCTACTAGGTCTGGTTCCCTTTGCTGCCTTCGTCGATAAAGATTCCAAGTACCTCAGCGAAACGTTTAAGATTCGCATTGCTCCGTCACTGACCACTTTGAAACTAGTCAACGATTGTCCTGAAAACTACCATTGTAAGAGTGGGGCGCTGCTTGTGGGTAATCCATGTTTCGAGGAGATAACAGATCTCCTTGGAATACCTCGGTTTCAGCCATTGCCTTACGCGGAAAAGGAGGTGCAAATGATCGGAGAAACTATTAATGCCACACCACTCGTCGGAAAGGAAGCGACTAAAGACGAAGTACTGAAACGCATTGCTTCTGTCGCTTTGGTCCACATCGCAACGCATGGAAGCGCGGAGACAGGTGACATTTGTTTGGCCCCAAATCCTTCAAGGAAGTACTGGAAACCGGAGAAGGAAGACTACATGCTAAAAATGTCAGATCTCAAAGCTCTGAAGCTCCGAGCAAGACTTGTCGTGCttagctgttgtcacagtggtcGAGGGGACGTTTCTGCCGAAGGCGTGGTCGGTATTGCATGGGCTCTCTTGGCTTCTGGTGCCCGCTCTGTTCTGGCGTCACTCTGGGCAATTGGTGACGAGGCTACAATGGAGTTGATGAAAACATTCTATAAACATCTCAGAGATGGCGACAATGCTAGTACGGCTCTCAATAAAGCTATGAAATGCCTGAGAGAATCTGAGAAGTTTAGTGCTCCAAAGAACTGGGCTCCTTTTGTGCTCATTGGTGATGACGTTACGCTTGAATTTGAAGAAGACATCGAACAATGCTAA
- the LOC131792026 gene encoding uncharacterized protein codes for MLINLPKINIKSFGGDPLEWLTFCDNFSAAIDKNLELSDVGKMNYLNGMLKGEAARAISGLPLTEENYRKATELLKDRFGKTQSLTNYYMESLAKIHAPSSDTKNLRKFDDLCEANIRGLETLGVMTESYGSLLILILLKKMPEDIRRLIFKADPLADSSLDR; via the coding sequence ATGCTTATCAATTTACCCAAGATAAACATCAAATCCTTTGGAGGTGATCCACTTGAATGGCTCACATTCTGTGATAACTTTAGTGCAGCTATCGATAAAAATCTTGAACTAAGTGATGTTGGAAAAATGAATTATCTAAATGGAATGCTTAAAGGAGAAGCAGCGCGCGCTATCTCCGGGCTGCCATTGACTGAAGAAAATTATAGAAAGGCAACTGAGCTATTAAAAGATCGCTTTGGCAAAACCCAAAGTTTGACCAACTATTACATGGAATCATTAGCCAAGATCCACGCGCCATCAAGTGACACAAAAAATCTGAGGAAATTTGACGATCTATGCGAAGCCAATATTCGTGGCTTAGAAACACTTGGAGTAATGACCGAATCATATGGAAGTTTGCTAATTCTCATACTCCTAAAGAAAATGCCCGAAGACATACGCCGCTTAATATTCAAAGCGGATCCTTTGGCAGATAGCTCCCTGGACAGATAG
- the LOC136282639 gene encoding tetratricopeptide repeat protein 28-like, which yields MAEKKSDLLEQRKQDLVNAKLDGDAREEMFAYKNLGEVYNEVDDTKRAIENFIHSLRIAQQERDRAYEGEVSWDLGDAYYALSDYKQAVEHHNKYLLISKELGNRDGEGHANHHLGRCYHALSDYKQAVEHHNNYLAISKELGNLGGEGNANRDLGKCYYELSDYKQAVEHLKKYLVISKELGDRDGEGRANHDLGQCYYELSDYKQAVEHFNKYLVISKELGDRGGEGRANHHLGRCYHAFTDYKQAAEHFNKYLVISNELGDRGGEGRANYSLGRCYHALSDYKQAIEHFNKCLIISKELGDRDREGRANHDLGQCYYKLSDYKQVVEHLNKYLVISRELGDRGGEGHANDDLGRYYYELRDYKQAVEHHNKYLVISKELGDRDGEGHANHRLGLCYNKLSDYKQAVEHHNKYLAISKELGDRDGEGHANHALGHFYDKFSDYKQAIEHYNKYLVISKELGDRVGEGKANLQLGHCYRVLSDYKQAIWCAEQSLIIAKNIGDKVAEVKVKSCLGETYRFHVNDYEKARENFMQQLDIAKAVGDRDGEQDAYYNLGSLYNILGKFSTAKAYFDRELSIAKEIKNRKAEAKSYLGLGQAHLLRRDFMRAIEFFGQFLSTAEEEVLETEGYAYQNLGEAYLGLNNFKEAVNYGMKSLAFAKEEGKKCCERMANILLGRTMESFNLPHEALDHYRSALKLEEHRSY from the exons ATGGCAGAAAAAAAGTCTGACCTGCTAGAGCAACGAAAGCAAGATCTTGTCAATGCGAAACTCGATGGCGACGCAAGGGAAGAAATGTTCGCTTACAAAAATCTTGGCGAAGTGTACAACGAGGTTGATGATACTAAAAGAGCGATAGAAAACTTTATACACAGTTTAAGGATTGCCCAACAAGAACGCGACAGAGCTTACGAAGGCGAAGTCTCGTGGGATCTTGGAGATGCTTACTATGCACTCAGTGATTATAAACAAGCCGTAGAACACCACAACAAGTACCTTCTTATCTCCAAAGAACTAGGAAACCGAGATGGAGAGGGACATGCAAACCATCACCTTGGCCGATGCTATCATGCACTCAGTGATTATAAACAAGCCGTAGAACACCACAACAACTACCTTGCTATCTCCAAAGAACTAGGAAACCTAGGTGGAGAGGGAAATGCAAACCGCGACCTTGGCAAATGCTATTATGAACTCAGTGATTATAAACAAGCCGTAGAACACCTCAAAAAGTACCTTGTTATCTCCAAAGAACTAGGAGACCGAGATGGAGAGGGACGTGCAAACCACGACCTTGGCCAATGCTATTATGAACTCAGTGATTATAAACAAGCCGTAGAACACTTTAACAAGTACCTTGTTATCTCCAAAGAACTAGGAGACCGAGGTGGAGAGGGACGTGCAAACCATCACCTTGGCCGATGCTATCATGCATTCACTGATTATAAACAAGCCGCAGAACACTTTAACAAGTACCTTGTTATCTCCAACGAACTAGGAGACCGAGGTGGAGAGGGACGTGCAAACTACAGCCTTGGAAGATGCTATCATGCACTCAGTGATTACAAACAAGCCATCGAACACTTTAACAAATGCCTTA ttatttcaaaagaacTTGGAGACAGAGATAGAGAGGGACGTGCAAACCACGACCTTGGCCAATGCTATTATAAACTCAGTGATTATAAACAAGTCGTAGAACACTTGAACAAGTACCTTGTTATCTCCAGGGAACTAGGAGACCGAGGTGGAGAGGGACATGCAAACGACGACCTTGGCCGATACTATTATGAACTCCGTGATTATAAACAAGCCGTAGAACACCACAATAAGTACCTTGTTATCTCCAAAGAACTAGGAGACCGAGATGGAGAGGGACATGCAAACCACCGCCTTGGCCTATGCTATAATAAACTCAGTGATTATAAACAAGCCGTAGAACACCACAACAAGTACCTTGCTATCTCCAAAGAACTAGGAGACCGAGATGGAGAGGGACATGCAAACCACGCCCTTGGCCATTTCTATGATAAATTCAGTGATTATAAACAAGCCATCGAACACTACAACAAGTACCTTGTTATCTCAAAAGAACTTGGGGACAGAGTGGGAGAGGGAAAGGCAAACCTTCAGCTTGGACATTGTTATCGCGTCCTCAGTGATTATAAACAAGCCATATGGTGCGCGGAGCAAAGTCTGATCATTGCCAAAAATATTGGGGATAAAGTTGCGGaagtaaaagttaaaagttGCTTGGGCGAAACTTATCGATTTCATGTCAACGATTATGAAAAAGCAAGAGAGAACTTCATGCAACAACTTGACATCGCCAAAGCCGTAGGGGACCGCGATGGTGAACAAGACGCTTACTACAACCTTGGGTCTCTTTATAACATCCTCGGTAAGTTCAGCACAGCCAAAGCGTACTTTGACAGAGAACTTTCCATTGCTAAAGAAATCAAGAATAGGAAAGCAGAGGCAAAGTCCTATTTAGGTCTTGGCCAGGCTCATCTGCTGCGAAGAGATTTTATGAGAGCCATCGAATTCTTTGGCCAATTTCTTAGCACTGCTGAAGAAGAGGTATTAGAGACAGAAGGATATGCCTACCAAAATTTGGGTGAGGCCTATCTTGGACTCAATAATTTCAAGGAAGCTGTTAACTACGGTATGAAAAGTCTTGCCTTTgcaaaagaagaaggaaaaaaatgttgcgAGAGAATGGCGAATATTCTCCTTGGCCGTACTATGGAAAGCTTCAATCTCCCACATGAAGCCTTGGATCATTATCGGTCCGCTTTAAAGCTC GAAGAGCACAGATCTTATTAG
- the LOC136282637 gene encoding tetratricopeptide repeat protein 28-like, with translation MAEKKSDLLEQRKQDLVNAKLDGDPREEMFAYKNLGKAYNEVDDTKKAIDNFIHSLRIAQQEHDRAYEGKVSLILGLAYGKLQDCKQATTHFNKCLTIYKELRDRAGEKDVHHVLGHCYQFVVDYKKAITHYNKFLIISKELGDRNEEGRANQHIGQCYNALSDYKRAVEHFNKYLVISKELEDRDGERRANQNLGQCYHALNDCKEAVEHLNKYLDTSKELEDRHGERSANHDLGHCYHTLSDYKGAVEHFNKYLVISKELEDRDGERLANQHLGRCYLKLSDYKQAVEHFNKYLVISKELGDRDSEGNANHNLGHYYHELSDYKQAVQHFNKYLVISKELGDRDSEGRANRDLGHCYDALSNYKRAVEHFNKYLVIFKELGDRDGERRANHNLAECYCALSDYKRAVEHCNKYLVISKELRDRDGERLANHDLGACYFVLRDYKGAVEHHNKYLVISKELGDRPYSTRSKV, from the exons atggcagaaaaaaaatctgacctGCTAGAGCAACGAAAGCAAGATCTCGTCAATGCGAAACTCGATGGCGACCCAAGGGAAGAAATGTTCGCTTACAAAAATCTTGGCAAAGCGTACAACGAGGTTGATGATACTAAAAAAGCGATAGATAACTTCATACACAGTTTAAGGATTGCCCAACAAGAACACGACAGAGCTTACGAAGGCAAAGTGTCCCTCATTCTTGGATTGGCTTATGGTAAACTCCAAGATTGTAAACAAGCCACAACACATTTTAACAAATGCCTCACCATCTACAAAGAGTTAAGAGATAGAGCTGGAGAGAAAGATGTACACCACGTTCTTGGCCATTGTTATCAGTTCGTGGTTGATTATAAAAAAGCCATAACGCACTATAACAAATTCCTTATTATTTCAAAAGAACTAGGAGACCGAAATGAAGAGGGACGTGCAAACCAACACATTGGCCAATGCTATAATGCACTCAGTGATTATAAAAGAGCCGTAGAACACTTCAACAAGTACCTTGTTATCTCCAAAGAACTAGAAGACCGAGATGGAGAGAGACGTGCAAACCAAAACCTTGGCCAATGCTATCATGCACTCAATGATTGTAAAGAAGCCGTAGAGCACCTCAACAAATACCTTGATACCTCCAAAGAACTAGAAGACCGACATGGAGAGAGAAGTGCAAACCACGACCTTGGCCATTGCTATCATACACTAAGTGATTATAAAGGAGCCGTAGAACACTTCAACAAGTACCTTGTTATCTCCAAAGAACTAGAAGACCGAGATGGAGAGAGACTTGCAAACCAGCACCTTGGCCGATGCTATCTTAAACTCAGTGATTATAAACAAGCCGTAGAACACTTTAACAAGTACCTTGTTATCTCCAAAGAACTAGGAGACCGAGATAGCGAGGGAAATGCAAACCACAACCTTGGCCATTACTATCATGAACTCAGTGATTATAAACAAGCCGTACAACACTTCAACAAGTACCTTGTTATCTCCAAAGAACTAGGAGACCGAGATAGCGAGGGACGTGCAAACCGCGACCTTGGCCATTGCTATGATGCACTCAGTAATTATAAACGAGCCGTAGAACACTTCAACAAGTACCTTGTTATCTTCAAAGAACTAGGAGACCGAGATGGAGAGAGACGTGCGAACCACAACCTTGCCGAATGCTATTGTGCTCTCAGTGATTATAAACGAGCCGTAGAACACTGCAACAAGTACCTTGTTATCTCCAAAGAACTAAGAGACCGAGATGGAGAAAGACTTGCAAACCACGACCTTGGCGCATGCTATTTTGTACTCAGAGATTATAAAGGAGCCGTAGAACACCACAACAAGTACCTTGTTATCTCCAAAGAACTTGGGGACAGA CCATACAGCACGCGAAGCAAAGTGTGA
- the LOC136282638 gene encoding uncharacterized protein, which produces MIRKSEAITKLTKRSTISFESKLFDPLGYVEPITVKAKIMIQDQWKQNLSWDEDVPSEHKDQWLNWISDISNLTSIEIPRPYFFTSISKRQLHIFCDSSQLAYGAVAYLRGMSGAEIYTAFTMAKTRVAPIKTQTLPRHRSSLCSRPRK; this is translated from the coding sequence ATGATCAGAAAATCAGAAGCTATCACAAAACTTACTAAGAGATCCACGATCAGCTTTGAGTCAAAATTGTTTGACCCCCTGGGATATGTTGAACCCATTACAGTTAAAGCAAAGATCATGATCCAGGATCAATGGAAACAAAACTTAAGCTGGGATGAGGATGTTCCAAGCGAACATAAGGACCAATGGCTAAACTGGATCAGCGATATCAGCAATTTGACATCGATTGAAATACCCAGACCATACTTCTTCACAAGCATTTCTAAAAGACAACTTCATATATTCTGTGACAGCAGTCAATTAGCTTACGGAGCAGTAGCTTACCTAAGAGGAATGTCAGGAGCTGAAATATACACTGCGTTCACAATGGCTAAAACCAGAGTTGCACCCATTAAAACACAGACCCTTCCACGACACAGGTCCTCTTTATGTTCGCGACCAAGGAAATAA